DNA sequence from the bacterium genome:
AGTTAATCCCGGTATTGTCGCCGACTGGCAGTTAAGTAAACACAGCAATAATGATATTGACTGCTCTTTTTGCCATGGGTTAGAACATAAGTCAGAGAGGGATGTTGAAAAAGTCCAAATGCCGACAACAGAAATCTGCGATAATTGCCATGAAGAACAAGTAAAGCAATTTAAAAACGGTAAACATTCACTGGCATGGATTTCAATGAATGCGATGCCCACGGCACACTGGCAGCCAAAATCAATGGTTGAGGGGATGAAGGGCTGCGGTGGATGCCATAAAATCGGGTTAAAAACCAAGGCGGAAATACGGGAGTTAAAAAAGGAAAGCCTGGGATATGGAATAGCTTCATGCAGTGTATGCCATACCCGGCATACTTTTTCAAAAGAGGAAGCCAGCCAGCCACAGGCCTGCCAGACCTGCCATATGGGATTTGACCATCCCCAATGGGAGATGTATTCTTTCTCCAAACACGGTGTCAGGTATTTATTGAAGCAAAATAAAACTCTTCCTGAATCTATTGCCGCTCCTGCATGCCAGACCTGCCATATGCAGGACGGTAATCACAATGTACGGACAGGGTGGGGATTTTTAGGAGTGAGGCTGCCTCTGCCCGATGATAAACAATGGGCTTCGGACCAAACGGTTATTCTCCAGGCCCTTGGCATTCTTGACCCCGGCGGGAAGCAAACGGACAGGGTCAATATTGTAAAGGCGGCCAATCTATTCAGATTAACGGAAGACGACTGGCAGAATGAACGTAATAAAATGATAAAAATCTGCAGCAAATGCCATTCAAAAAACTTTGCAAAAAAGGAATTGGAAAAAGGCGACCAGATTATTAAAGAAGCGGATTTTCTGATGGCTGAAGCGATCCGGATAGTTGTAGGGTTATATCAGGATTCAATACTTCCGAAACCAAAAAATTACATTTATTCTTTCCCTGATTTGCTCACATTCCATGATGCACCGACGGTAATAGAACAAAAGCTGTCAGTGATGTTTTTAGAACACCGCATGCATACTATACAGGGCGCGTTTCATGTCAATTATGATTATGCAATGTGGTATGGATGGAGTGAAATGCAGAAAGATTTGACAGAGATAAGGGCAATGGCTGAAAACTTACAGAAGGATTACAAAAAATAAAAATGAAAGCAAAATTACAGGTTACCAGAACCCGTTATTTTTTACTTGTATAAGCAGAAACACATTGATGTGTCTGATTCAGAAATGACAAAGGCGTTTATTTCGATGAAAATCGGAAGAGGCGTTTTTTTTTGCCTAAAATTTACTCAATTGAATACACAAATGAATAAGGAGTGAACAAAATGATTAATTCAGGAGATACAGCGTTTGTTTTGATTTGTGCGGCGCTTGTGATGTTAATGACCCCGGGTCTCGCGTTTTTTTATGGCGGGATGGTGCGTCGCAAAAATGTGTTAGGGATACTTATGCAGTGTTTTATGATTTTGTGCGTTTTGAGTATTGAATGGGTTTTATACGGTTACAGCTTGTCATTCGCTCCCGGCACAAGTTTTCTCGGGGGGCTTCAGTGGTTCGGTCTAAACGGGGTGGGTTTTGAGCCTTACGCGGATTACGCGGCTACAATCCCGCACCAGGCGTTCATGATTTACCAGGCGATGTTTGCCGTAATTACTCCGGCTTTGATTATCGGGGCCTTTGCCGAAAGGATGAAATTTTCAGCGTTTCTTTTATTTACAATTTTGTGGGCGACAATTGTTTATAACCCTATCTGCCATTGGGTATGGGGAATCGGCGGCTTGTTTAGAAATATGGGGGCTTTAGATTTTGCCGGTGGAACAGTGGTGCATATAAGCGCGGGCATTGCCGCACTGGTTACAGCGATTTTGATAGGCAGGCGCAAAAACATAGAACACACTACGCCGACTCCGCATAATCTGCCATTTATAGTTTTAGGGACGGGCTTATTATGGTTCGGATGGTTCGGATTTAACGCGGGCAGCGCCCTTGCCGCGAACGGATTGGCGGTAAACGCGTTTGTCGTCACTAACACCTCAGCGGCCGCCGCGGGCTTGACCTGGGCGGTCATAGAATGGTTGAAAAACGGAAAACCCACAATGTTTGGAACAGTAAGCGGCATTGTCGCGGGCCTTGTCGCGATCACTCCGGCCGCGGGATTTGTCAGTGTTTTGTCCGCGATTTTAATAGGAATGTTTGTAAGTTTAATATGTTTTTTTGCCGTGAGTGTCTTAAAACCCGCGTTAAAATATGACGATTCGCTGGATGTTTTCGGAGTGCATTGCGTGGGCGGAATTTGGGGCGCGCTGGCTACGGGATTGTTTGCCTCAAAGGCGGTAAATCCCGCGGGGGCGGACGGCCTGTTTTATGGTAATCCAGGGCAGTTGTTAATCCAGTTAAAAACTGTGTTGGCTACGATAGTCTATTCATGTGTGATGACTCTTGTTATATATAAAATAGTAGATTTATTGATTGGCATGCGCGTTACTGAAAAAGAGGAACTTATGGGGCTTGATCTTACCCAGCACCATGAAAGGGCGTATACGATTCTCGAATAAAAATAA
Encoded proteins:
- a CDS encoding multiheme c-type cytochrome; this translates as MPIQFILNEGIILKIIKLSLIFILTGIFLFKSYIKASECVGCHTKVNPGIVADWQLSKHSNNDIDCSFCHGLEHKSERDVEKVQMPTTEICDNCHEEQVKQFKNGKHSLAWISMNAMPTAHWQPKSMVEGMKGCGGCHKIGLKTKAEIRELKKESLGYGIASCSVCHTRHTFSKEEASQPQACQTCHMGFDHPQWEMYSFSKHGVRYLLKQNKTLPESIAAPACQTCHMQDGNHNVRTGWGFLGVRLPLPDDKQWASDQTVILQALGILDPGGKQTDRVNIVKAANLFRLTEDDWQNERNKMIKICSKCHSKNFAKKELEKGDQIIKEADFLMAEAIRIVVGLYQDSILPKPKNYIYSFPDLLTFHDAPTVIEQKLSVMFLEHRMHTIQGAFHVNYDYAMWYGWSEMQKDLTEIRAMAENLQKDYKK
- a CDS encoding ammonium transporter gives rise to the protein MINSGDTAFVLICAALVMLMTPGLAFFYGGMVRRKNVLGILMQCFMILCVLSIEWVLYGYSLSFAPGTSFLGGLQWFGLNGVGFEPYADYAATIPHQAFMIYQAMFAVITPALIIGAFAERMKFSAFLLFTILWATIVYNPICHWVWGIGGLFRNMGALDFAGGTVVHISAGIAALVTAILIGRRKNIEHTTPTPHNLPFIVLGTGLLWFGWFGFNAGSALAANGLAVNAFVVTNTSAAAAGLTWAVIEWLKNGKPTMFGTVSGIVAGLVAITPAAGFVSVLSAILIGMFVSLICFFAVSVLKPALKYDDSLDVFGVHCVGGIWGALATGLFASKAVNPAGADGLFYGNPGQLLIQLKTVLATIVYSCVMTLVIYKIVDLLIGMRVTEKEELMGLDLTQHHERAYTILE